From Heliomicrobium modesticaldum Ice1, a single genomic window includes:
- a CDS encoding 4Fe-4S binding protein translates to MQQKYKSIAFLIPLAYLSLGLYYPIFGYAMALCMGTAMVLAASDGRKWCGSLCPRGLLYDKFLGFNRKKPVPAWLKSKHARNIFFAVFMSAFIWRLSLTGGDLYKIGSVFITMGIISGTIGLVLGILYKTRSWCVICPMGVMSSWVAALRGRAGAMTIAADCKECRICERKCPMQIPIVSYKESQVAPIADAACIRCGECASACPRGVIKRSGVDTSTNRPAQESV, encoded by the coding sequence GTGCAACAGAAGTATAAGAGCATCGCCTTCCTCATCCCGCTGGCCTATCTCTCCCTGGGTCTCTACTATCCTATCTTCGGCTACGCAATGGCCCTCTGCATGGGCACAGCCATGGTCCTCGCCGCCTCGGACGGACGCAAATGGTGCGGGTCCCTCTGTCCCCGCGGCCTCCTTTACGACAAATTCCTCGGTTTCAACCGGAAAAAGCCTGTACCCGCCTGGCTGAAATCGAAACATGCCCGCAACATCTTCTTCGCCGTTTTCATGTCTGCCTTTATCTGGCGGCTCAGCCTGACCGGCGGCGACCTCTACAAGATCGGTTCTGTCTTCATCACCATGGGCATTATCTCGGGGACCATCGGGCTCGTTCTGGGCATCCTCTACAAGACCCGCTCCTGGTGCGTCATCTGCCCCATGGGCGTCATGTCCAGTTGGGTGGCTGCCCTGCGCGGTCGCGCCGGTGCCATGACCATCGCCGCAGACTGCAAGGAATGCCGGATCTGTGAACGCAAATGTCCCATGCAAATCCCCATCGTCAGCTACAAAGAGTCCCAGGTGGCCCCCATCGCCGATGCCGCCTGCATCCGTTGCGGCGAATGCGCCAGCGCCTGTCCGCGCGGCGTGATCAAGCGAAGCGGTGTCGATACGAGCACAAACCGTCCCGCCCAGGAATCGGTTTAA